One genomic window of Citrobacter sp. Marseille-Q6884 includes the following:
- a CDS encoding glycosyltransferase, whose amino-acid sequence MTYTPGLLSVIMPLYNTGEPFIACMDSLIAQTWKNLEIIIVNDGSTDNSAELAQAYADRYPHVHLLHQRNGGVSAARNTGMAIAKGEYIAYVDGDDIAYPEMYETLMNMALKDNLDVAQCNADWCIAETGKTWASIPTDRIRSTDVMTGPDWLRKALASRRWRHVVWMGVYRHQTIRDAGLTFLSGLHHQDIIWTTEFMFNAKRARYTEVPLYKYFLHGASVSRLKRTGLKNLSYQRHYIKITRLLDKMNHDYAGRIPIYPEFKQQVIYEAMRVCHCIRKEPDEKIRQRMIAEVFVSGMFKRMVSNICSVKLGYQVLLWAIRFSKWRDKSLTPRRLTHLTLGLKD is encoded by the coding sequence ATGACCTATACCCCTGGTCTCCTGAGCGTCATTATGCCGCTTTACAACACGGGTGAGCCGTTCATCGCGTGTATGGATTCGCTGATTGCGCAAACCTGGAAAAATCTGGAAATCATTATTGTTAATGATGGCTCTACGGATAATTCGGCGGAGCTCGCTCAGGCGTATGCGGATCGTTATCCGCACGTTCATCTGTTACACCAGCGCAATGGGGGCGTCTCGGCGGCACGAAATACCGGCATGGCGATTGCGAAAGGTGAATACATCGCTTACGTCGATGGTGATGACATTGCCTATCCCGAAATGTACGAAACGCTGATGAATATGGCGCTGAAGGACAATCTGGATGTTGCGCAGTGCAACGCTGACTGGTGTATTGCGGAAACGGGTAAGACCTGGGCATCAATCCCTACCGACCGTATTCGCTCTACCGACGTGATGACCGGACCAGACTGGCTACGAAAAGCATTAGCCAGCCGCCGCTGGAGACACGTTGTCTGGATGGGGGTGTACCGTCATCAGACTATCCGCGACGCGGGGCTGACTTTCCTGTCCGGCTTGCACCACCAGGATATCATCTGGACGACGGAGTTCATGTTTAATGCGAAACGTGCGCGCTACACGGAAGTCCCGTTGTACAAATACTTCCTGCATGGCGCCTCCGTGAGTCGCCTGAAGCGTACCGGGTTAAAGAACCTGAGCTATCAGCGCCATTACATCAAAATTACCCGCCTGCTGGATAAAATGAATCACGATTACGCCGGGCGTATTCCGATTTACCCAGAGTTCAAACAGCAGGTGATTTACGAAGCGATGCGCGTCTGCCATTGCATACGCAAAGAGCCTGACGAGAAGATTCGCCAGCGCATGATTGCCGAGGTTTTCGTTTCCGGGATGTTCAAGCGGATGGTGAGTAATATTTGCAGCGTCAAGCTGGGCTATCAGGTGCTGTTGTGGGCCATCCGCTTTAGCAAGTGGCGCGATAAGTCACTGACTCCGCGCCGACTGACTCATTTAACGCTGGGTCTGAAAGACTGA
- the rfaD gene encoding ADP-glyceromanno-heptose 6-epimerase codes for MIIVTGGAGFIGSNIVKSLNDKGITDILVVDNLKDGTKFVNLVDLNIADYMDKEDFLIQIMAGEDFGDIEAIFHEGACSSTTEWDGKYMMDNNYQYSKELLHYCLEREIPFLYASSAATYGGRTSDFIESREYEKPLNVYGYSKFLFDEYVRQILPEANSQIVGFRYFNVYGPREGHKGSMASVAFHLNTQLNNGETPKLFEGSENFKRDFVYVGDVAAVNLWFLENGVSGIFNLGTGRAESFQAVADATLAYHKKGSIEYIPFPEKLKGRYQAFTQADLTNLRAAGYDKPFKTVAEGVTEYMAWLNRDA; via the coding sequence ATGATCATCGTTACCGGCGGCGCGGGCTTTATCGGCAGCAACATCGTCAAGTCCCTGAATGATAAAGGCATCACCGATATTCTGGTGGTGGACAACCTGAAAGACGGCACCAAGTTTGTCAACCTGGTGGATCTGAATATTGCTGACTACATGGACAAGGAAGACTTCCTGATCCAAATTATGGCCGGAGAAGATTTCGGCGATATCGAGGCGATTTTCCACGAAGGCGCATGCTCCTCCACCACCGAGTGGGACGGCAAGTATATGATGGATAACAACTATCAATACTCCAAAGAGCTTCTGCACTACTGCCTGGAGCGCGAAATTCCGTTCCTGTACGCCTCTTCTGCGGCAACCTACGGCGGCCGGACTTCTGACTTCATCGAATCCCGTGAATATGAGAAACCGCTGAACGTCTACGGCTACTCAAAATTCCTGTTCGACGAATATGTTCGTCAAATCCTGCCTGAAGCAAACTCGCAAATCGTTGGCTTCCGCTATTTCAACGTTTATGGCCCACGTGAAGGCCACAAAGGCAGCATGGCGAGCGTCGCTTTCCACCTCAACACGCAGCTCAACAACGGCGAAACGCCGAAACTGTTTGAAGGCAGCGAAAACTTTAAGCGTGATTTCGTCTATGTCGGCGATGTTGCTGCGGTAAACCTGTGGTTCCTGGAAAACGGTGTTTCCGGCATCTTCAACCTCGGTACAGGTCGCGCAGAATCCTTCCAGGCCGTGGCAGATGCCACGCTGGCGTACCACAAAAAAGGCAGCATTGAGTACATTCCGTTCCCGGAAAAACTGAAAGGCCGTTATCAGGCATTCACGCAGGCAGACCTGACTAATCTGCGCGCAGCAGGCTATGACAAACCGTTTAAGACCGTTGCCGAAGGCGTAACGGAATATATGGCCTGGTTGAACCGCGACGCGTAA
- a CDS encoding divergent polysaccharide deacetylase family protein — protein sequence MPQFRRLLLSLASLLACATPVFAGKLAIVIDDFGYRPQTENQVLAMPSTVSVAVLPNAPHAREMATKAHNSGHEVLIHLPMAPLSKQPLEKDTLRPEMSSDEIERIIRDAVGKVPYAVGLNNHMGSAMTSSLFGMQKVMQALGRYDLYFLDSMTIGNSQAMRAAAGTGVKVIKRKVFLDDTQNEADIRRQFNRAVDLARRNGSAIAIGHPHPSTVRVLQQMLYSLPADITLVRPSSLLNEPQVDTSRPNLTPPPNGAPDAPRNPFRGVKLCKPKQPLEPVYASRFFSVLGESITQSTLVQYMRLQWQGWQ from the coding sequence TTGCCTCAATTTCGTCGTCTCTTGCTCTCACTCGCCAGCCTGCTGGCATGCGCTACCCCTGTGTTTGCTGGAAAACTCGCTATCGTCATAGATGATTTCGGTTATCGTCCGCAAACTGAAAACCAGGTGCTGGCGATGCCGTCTACCGTCTCCGTCGCCGTTTTACCCAATGCTCCACACGCCCGTGAAATGGCGACAAAAGCGCATAACAGCGGACATGAAGTATTAATCCATCTGCCGATGGCGCCGCTGAGCAAGCAGCCGTTAGAGAAAGATACGTTGCGCCCGGAGATGAGCAGCGACGAGATTGAGCGGATTATTCGCGATGCAGTGGGCAAAGTGCCCTATGCAGTGGGGCTTAACAACCATATGGGCAGTGCGATGACTTCCAGCCTGTTCGGCATGCAGAAGGTGATGCAGGCGCTGGGTCGCTACGATCTTTACTTCCTGGACAGTATGACCATCGGCAACAGCCAGGCCATGCGCGCCGCAGCAGGAACCGGCGTGAAGGTGATCAAACGTAAAGTCTTCCTCGACGATACACAAAACGAAGCGGACATCCGCCGCCAGTTTAACCGTGCTGTCGATCTTGCCCGCCGCAACGGTTCAGCCATTGCCATCGGGCATCCTCACCCTTCAACGGTTCGTGTATTGCAACAGATGCTGTATAGCCTGCCAGCCGACATCACGCTGGTTCGCCCGAGCAGCCTGCTCAATGAACCGCAGGTCGATACCTCAAGACCCAATCTCACACCGCCGCCAAATGGCGCGCCTGATGCCCCGCGTAATCCTTTCCGCGGCGTGAAATTGTGCAAACCGAAACAACCGCTGGAGCCGGTCTACGCCAGCCGATTCTTTAGCGTGCTCGGTGAAAGCATCACACAAAGCACGCTGGTGCAGTATATGCGACTGCAGTGGCAGGGCTGGCAGTAA
- the kbl gene encoding glycine C-acetyltransferase, giving the protein MRGNFYKQLTNDLETARAEGLFKEERIITSAQQADITVADGSHVINFCANNYLGLANHPELIAAAKAGMDSHGFGMASVRFICGTQDSHKQLEQKLAAFLGMEDAILYSSCFDANGGLFETLLGAEDAIISDALNHASIIDGVRLCKAKRFRYANNDMQELESRLKEAREAGARHVLIATDGVFSMDGVIANLKGVCDLADKYDALVMVDDSHAVGFVGENGRGSHEYCDVMGRVDIITGTLGKALGGASGGYTAARKEVVEWLRQRSRPYLFSNSLAPAIVAASIKVLEMVEAGSELRGRLWANARQFREQMSAAGFTLAGADHAIIPVMLGDAVVAQDFARELQKEGIYVTGFFYPVVPKGQARIRTQMSAAHTPEQITRAVEAFTRIGKQLGVIA; this is encoded by the coding sequence ATGCGTGGGAATTTTTACAAGCAGTTAACGAACGATCTGGAAACCGCCCGTGCGGAAGGATTGTTTAAAGAAGAGCGCATTATTACGTCTGCTCAGCAGGCGGATATCACCGTGGCAGACGGAAGCCACGTTATTAACTTTTGTGCGAACAACTATCTGGGACTGGCTAACCACCCGGAACTGATTGCGGCGGCAAAAGCGGGCATGGATTCTCACGGGTTTGGTATGGCTTCGGTGCGGTTTATCTGCGGCACTCAGGATAGCCATAAGCAACTGGAGCAAAAACTGGCAGCATTCCTCGGTATGGAAGATGCCATTCTTTACTCTTCCTGTTTCGACGCCAATGGCGGCCTGTTCGAAACGCTGCTGGGCGCAGAAGATGCGATTATCTCTGATGCGCTGAACCACGCATCTATCATCGACGGTGTTCGTCTGTGTAAAGCGAAGCGCTTCCGTTACGCCAACAACGACATGCAAGAACTGGAATCTCGTCTGAAAGAAGCACGTGAAGCTGGCGCTCGTCATGTGCTGATCGCGACCGACGGTGTGTTCTCTATGGATGGCGTGATCGCCAATCTGAAAGGTGTCTGCGATCTGGCAGACAAATACGATGCGCTGGTGATGGTTGATGATTCCCATGCAGTGGGGTTTGTCGGCGAAAACGGTCGTGGTTCTCATGAATATTGCGACGTCATGGGTCGCGTGGACATCATCACCGGTACGTTGGGTAAAGCGCTGGGTGGTGCATCGGGCGGTTACACTGCGGCACGCAAAGAAGTCGTGGAGTGGCTGCGTCAGCGTTCCCGCCCGTACCTGTTCTCCAACTCACTGGCTCCGGCAATTGTTGCAGCCTCCATTAAAGTGCTGGAAATGGTGGAAGCTGGCAGCGAACTGCGTGGCCGTCTGTGGGCAAACGCCCGTCAGTTCCGTGAACAAATGTCAGCCGCTGGCTTTACGCTGGCCGGTGCGGATCATGCGATTATCCCGGTTATGCTGGGTGACGCTGTCGTCGCGCAGGACTTTGCCCGCGAACTGCAAAAAGAAGGGATTTACGTGACCGGATTCTTCTATCCGGTGGTTCCGAAAGGTCAGGCGCGTATCCGTACCCAGATGTCTGCGGCGCATACCCCTGAGCAGATTACGCGTGCTGTTGAGGCGTTCACACGCATTGGTAAACAACTGGGCGTTATTGCCTGA
- a CDS encoding O-antigen ligase family protein, which yields MINRNNADNILYSTTMGLCLLALLFLPFQQGYALKTLRIAGEIALLAIIISPKKYLKTEQKYIALSLLALSVLSFLWFRIYKTPDSEYVGAYMNYRDWSLAGLFTAFVIPVVTSMRERSEKIMKNVHLFIALLVNLIYIIYAYYQFFILNESRATLSLAYGPNATGAAYTITFISLYALIAISTVVTRFRLSLLIIVSFANFIAIAATGTRAGIIVYPVIIVLTLWNELKKHSKKTRKICIYSVIAFSMASGALLYKPIMERVDNLKSDIAQYNENNSVTSVGARFAMYKTGLESSYNNYTGQSLEERGYKIKKIVEDNKELSGALLYLNTHLHNQMIDTLSTTGWLGVILNVLFLISIITFIHKKSMPLMYAYVVAFVLYGLSDILAYAIPVPLAWLLTLALVCSLINDKEKI from the coding sequence ATGATAAATAGAAATAACGCCGATAATATACTGTATTCAACAACTATGGGACTGTGCTTACTGGCGTTGTTGTTTCTGCCATTCCAGCAAGGTTATGCATTAAAAACACTAAGGATAGCCGGAGAAATTGCACTACTGGCTATTATAATCTCACCAAAAAAATATTTAAAAACCGAACAAAAATATATAGCCCTTAGCTTGTTGGCGCTGTCTGTTTTATCATTCCTATGGTTCAGGATATATAAAACCCCAGATTCTGAATACGTGGGTGCTTATATGAACTATCGCGACTGGAGTCTGGCAGGGCTATTTACAGCATTTGTCATCCCTGTCGTCACCAGTATGAGGGAACGCTCTGAAAAGATAATGAAAAACGTTCATCTTTTCATTGCTCTGTTGGTTAACCTGATATATATAATATATGCGTACTATCAATTTTTCATTCTAAATGAAAGCAGAGCCACCTTATCATTAGCATACGGACCAAATGCAACTGGTGCAGCTTACACAATTACTTTTATTTCATTGTATGCGTTAATTGCGATATCAACTGTTGTCACAAGATTTCGATTATCGTTGTTGATAATTGTTAGTTTTGCCAATTTTATTGCAATAGCCGCAACAGGTACAAGAGCTGGGATTATTGTATATCCAGTAATTATTGTATTAACTCTTTGGAACGAACTAAAAAAACACAGTAAGAAAACCAGAAAGATCTGTATCTACTCTGTAATTGCATTCTCGATGGCATCAGGCGCGTTACTTTATAAGCCAATTATGGAGAGAGTGGACAATTTAAAATCAGACATAGCTCAATATAACGAAAATAATAGCGTGACATCTGTCGGTGCCAGATTTGCTATGTATAAAACAGGTCTCGAATCTTCGTATAATAATTACACAGGCCAATCGCTTGAAGAACGAGGATATAAAATAAAAAAAATTGTTGAGGATAATAAAGAACTATCCGGAGCACTTTTATATCTCAACACTCATCTTCATAACCAAATGATTGACACACTATCAACAACAGGTTGGTTAGGTGTAATATTGAATGTCCTGTTTTTAATTTCAATAATTACATTTATACATAAGAAGAGTATGCCGTTAATGTATGCTTATGTGGTGGCATTTGTACTATATGGCTTAAGTGATATTTTGGCATACGCGATCCCTGTCCCACTTGCATGGTTGTTAACCTTGGCCTTAGTATGCTCATTAATTAATGATAAAGAAAAAATCTAA
- the tdh gene encoding L-threonine 3-dehydrogenase codes for MKALSKLKAEEGIWMTDVPEPEVGHNDLLIKIRKTAICGTDVHIYNWDDWSQKTIPVPMVVGHEYVGEVVGIGQEVKGFKIGDRVSGEGHITCGHCRNCRGGRTHLCRNTTGVGVNRPGCFAEYLVIPAFNAFKIPDNISDDLASIFDPFGNAVHTALSFDLVGEDVLVSGAGPIGIMAAAVAKHVGARHVVITDVNEYRLELARKMGITRAVNVAKENLTDVMAELGMTEGFDVGLEMSGAPPAFRAMLDTMNHGGRIAMLGIPPSDMSVDWTKIIFKGLFIKGIYGREMFETWYKMAALIQSGLDLSPIITHRFSIDEFQQGFDAMRSGQSGKVILSWD; via the coding sequence ATGAAAGCGTTATCCAAACTGAAAGCGGAAGAGGGCATTTGGATGACCGACGTTCCTGAACCGGAAGTCGGCCATAACGATTTGCTGATTAAAATCCGTAAAACAGCCATCTGCGGGACTGACGTTCACATTTATAACTGGGATGACTGGTCGCAAAAAACCATCCCGGTTCCGATGGTCGTGGGGCATGAATATGTCGGCGAAGTTGTCGGCATCGGCCAGGAAGTGAAAGGCTTTAAAATCGGCGATCGTGTTTCAGGTGAAGGCCACATTACCTGTGGGCATTGCCGAAACTGTCGCGGCGGACGTACTCATCTGTGCCGTAATACCACCGGTGTCGGTGTAAACCGTCCTGGTTGTTTTGCCGAGTACCTGGTGATCCCGGCATTTAACGCGTTCAAAATCCCTGACAATATCTCTGATGACCTGGCGTCAATCTTCGATCCGTTCGGTAATGCAGTGCATACGGCGCTGTCATTCGATCTGGTTGGGGAGGATGTACTGGTTTCTGGCGCAGGTCCTATCGGTATTATGGCCGCAGCGGTTGCCAAACACGTAGGCGCACGCCACGTGGTGATTACTGACGTCAATGAGTATCGCCTGGAACTGGCGCGCAAAATGGGGATCACCCGCGCGGTCAACGTCGCGAAAGAGAATCTGACCGACGTGATGGCTGAACTGGGCATGACCGAAGGGTTTGATGTTGGCCTGGAGATGTCCGGTGCGCCGCCAGCGTTTCGTGCCATGCTGGACACCATGAACCACGGTGGCCGTATTGCCATGTTGGGTATTCCACCATCAGACATGTCAGTTGACTGGACTAAAATTATCTTTAAAGGATTGTTCATTAAAGGTATTTACGGTCGCGAGATGTTTGAAACCTGGTACAAGATGGCTGCATTAATCCAGTCTGGTCTGGATTTGTCGCCGATCATCACTCATCGTTTCTCTATCGATGAGTTCCAGCAAGGCTTTGACGCTATGCGTTCAGGCCAGTCAGGGAAAGTGATCCTCAGTTGGGATTAA
- the rfaF gene encoding ADP-heptose--LPS heptosyltransferase RfaF, which translates to MKILVIGPSWVGDMMMSQSLYRTLKARYPQAIIDVMAPAWCRPLLSRMPEVNDAIAMPLGHGALEIGERRKLGHSLREKRYDRAYVLPNSFKSALVPFFAGIPHRTGWRGEMRYGLLNDARVLDKEAWPLMVERYVALAYDKGVMLTAKDLPQPLLWPQLQISEGEKSLTCSQFSLSAERPMIGFCPGAEFGPAKRWPHYHYAELAKQLIDEGHQIVLFGSAKDHEAGNEILATLNTEQQAWCRNLAGETQLEQAVILLAACKAVVTNDSGLMHVAAALNRPLVALYGPSSPDFTPPLSHKARVIRLITGYHKVRKGDAAQGYHQSLIDITPQRVLEELNDLLLQEEA; encoded by the coding sequence ATGAAGATACTGGTGATTGGCCCGTCCTGGGTGGGCGACATGATGATGTCGCAAAGTCTCTATCGCACGCTCAAGGCGCGCTATCCCCAGGCGATAATCGACGTGATGGCACCAGCATGGTGCCGTCCGTTGCTGTCGCGTATGCCTGAAGTCAACGACGCTATCGCTATGCCGCTCGGACACGGTGCGCTGGAGATCGGCGAACGCCGCAAACTCGGTCATAGTTTGCGTGAGAAACGCTATGACCGCGCGTATGTGCTGCCTAACTCATTTAAATCCGCGCTGGTGCCGTTCTTTGCCGGCATTCCCCACCGTACTGGCTGGCGTGGCGAGATGCGCTATGGTCTGCTAAACGATGCGCGCGTGCTGGATAAAGAAGCCTGGCCGCTGATGGTCGAGCGCTATGTTGCACTGGCGTACGACAAAGGTGTGATGCTGACGGCCAAAGATTTGCCTCAGCCCCTGTTATGGCCGCAGTTACAAATCAGTGAGGGTGAAAAATCGCTGACCTGCAGTCAGTTCTCTCTTTCCGCTGAACGCCCAATGATTGGCTTTTGCCCTGGCGCGGAATTTGGTCCGGCGAAACGCTGGCCACATTACCATTACGCAGAACTGGCGAAACAGCTGATCGACGAAGGTCATCAGATTGTGCTGTTCGGTTCCGCCAAAGATCATGAAGCGGGCAATGAAATTCTGGCAACACTGAATACCGAACAGCAGGCGTGGTGTCGCAATCTGGCAGGTGAAACGCAGCTGGAACAGGCCGTTATTCTTCTTGCCGCCTGTAAAGCTGTCGTCACTAATGACTCCGGCCTGATGCATGTGGCCGCGGCACTGAACCGTCCTCTGGTCGCGCTTTACGGCCCAAGCAGCCCGGATTTCACGCCCCCGCTGTCCCATAAAGCACGTGTGATCCGCCTGATTACGGGTTATCACAAAGTGCGTAAGGGCGATGCGGCACAAGGGTATCATCAGAGCCTGATTGACATCACACCCCAGCGCGTACTGGAAGAGCTCAATGACCTGTTGTTACAAGAGGAAGCCTGA
- a CDS encoding glycosyltransferase family 25 protein, with product MNNNLPVFIISLKSDVERRDKISKLLANANISYEFFDAVDYRSELFQDKKRNVSINSAKVYGEMTEPEMACTLSHLCVYQKILDNDYKWALILEDDVTFDSRLAAIVQTLSQSTDILKGGCTYVLGGQQGTSDYQLFGLSLLDVLNIGPVRFRKATYKKHKVTRTCCYIVDRQYCQRALSLLSTHGFYLIDDRKILLDNGVINDIYFCDIVSHPLVNASNSHLENSRINKTKNTKVKKRNRLVSNLLVWRYRVRVFLGSFI from the coding sequence ATGAATAATAACCTTCCTGTCTTTATTATCTCTCTTAAGAGTGATGTAGAGCGAAGAGATAAAATCTCGAAACTTCTTGCCAACGCAAATATTAGCTATGAATTTTTTGATGCAGTTGATTATCGGAGCGAACTATTTCAAGATAAAAAAAGAAATGTCTCCATAAATTCAGCAAAAGTATATGGTGAAATGACTGAGCCAGAAATGGCTTGTACATTAAGTCATCTCTGTGTGTATCAAAAAATATTAGATAACGATTACAAGTGGGCTCTTATACTTGAAGATGATGTCACATTTGATTCCCGGTTAGCTGCCATAGTACAGACACTTTCCCAATCAACGGATATCCTCAAGGGGGGGTGTACTTATGTACTGGGTGGACAACAGGGAACTTCTGACTATCAGCTTTTTGGTTTAAGCTTACTTGATGTTTTAAACATTGGACCGGTTAGATTTCGTAAGGCAACATATAAGAAGCACAAAGTGACACGGACCTGCTGTTATATTGTTGATAGACAATACTGCCAACGAGCTTTGTCATTACTCTCTACTCATGGCTTTTATTTAATAGATGATAGAAAAATACTATTAGATAATGGTGTAATTAATGATATTTATTTTTGTGATATAGTCTCTCACCCACTAGTTAATGCATCAAACTCACATCTGGAAAATAGCCGTATTAATAAAACGAAAAATACTAAAGTGAAAAAAAGAAATCGCTTAGTTTCCAATTTGCTAGTATGGCGATACAGGGTTAGAGTTTTTCTTGGTAGTTTCATATAG
- a CDS encoding glycosyltransferase family 8 protein: MDVLTQYIKKEYSFTKSDLLQGQDKYFNIAYGTDINYQMGAAISIASILEHNKQRQRNYCFHIFTNSISEEYAQRLKLISEQYDAPINIYTVDEKILDKLPVSAIWPLSIYYRLLAFDYLSQSINALLYLDSDVICKNEITELEELDLGDKFAAVIPDVESTQKRNEQRLKINFQGNYFNSGVIFANLRQWKEKNISDQIFSLIRNESDNLKYPDQDALNIVFRGRLIYLDRIYNAIYPLKSEFECKDKSNYKKYITGKTVFIHYTGVTKPWHEWGGYDASSYFRTVYELTPWKNDKYLKAKTKPEYKEEYKHYLYQRHYIKAFYSLFLYQKIKIFN, from the coding sequence ATGGATGTATTAACACAATATATTAAGAAAGAGTATTCATTTACTAAGAGTGATTTATTACAGGGTCAAGATAAGTATTTTAATATTGCGTATGGTACTGATATTAATTACCAGATGGGAGCTGCAATTTCTATCGCATCTATTCTTGAACATAATAAACAAAGACAACGAAATTATTGTTTTCATATTTTTACTAATTCAATATCAGAAGAATATGCCCAGCGCTTGAAATTAATATCGGAGCAGTACGATGCCCCTATTAATATCTATACGGTTGATGAGAAAATACTCGATAAATTGCCGGTAAGTGCGATATGGCCATTGTCGATATATTATCGGTTATTGGCATTTGATTATCTCTCTCAGAGCATAAACGCGCTCCTCTATCTTGATTCTGATGTAATTTGTAAAAATGAGATTACAGAGTTAGAAGAGTTGGATTTGGGGGATAAATTTGCTGCGGTTATTCCTGATGTTGAATCTACACAGAAAAGGAATGAGCAGCGATTGAAAATTAATTTTCAGGGTAACTACTTTAATTCCGGTGTTATTTTTGCTAACTTGCGACAGTGGAAAGAAAAAAACATCTCTGATCAAATATTTTCGCTGATAAGAAATGAAAGCGATAATTTAAAATATCCTGATCAAGATGCATTAAATATTGTTTTCCGCGGGCGATTGATCTATCTTGATAGAATATATAATGCAATTTACCCGTTGAAGTCTGAGTTTGAATGCAAAGATAAAAGTAATTATAAAAAATATATTACAGGTAAAACTGTTTTTATTCATTATACAGGTGTCACGAAACCATGGCATGAATGGGGCGGATATGATGCATCAAGCTATTTCCGAACCGTTTATGAGTTAACACCATGGAAAAATGATAAGTACTTAAAGGCAAAGACGAAACCTGAGTATAAAGAAGAGTATAAACACTACCTCTATCAGAGGCATTATATAAAAGCTTTTTATTCGTTATTTTTATATCAAAAAATTAAGATTTTTAATTAG
- the rfaC gene encoding lipopolysaccharide heptosyltransferase RfaC, whose amino-acid sequence MRVLIVKTSSMGDVLHTLPALTDAQQAIPGIQFDWVVEEGFAQIPSWHASVDRVIPVAIRRWRKAWFSAPIKAERKVFRDAVRLQQYDAIIDAQGLVKSAALVTRLARGVKHGMDWSTAREPLASLFYNRKHHIAKQQHAVERTRELFAQSLGYTKPQSQGDYAIAQHFLTDLSANSGQYAVFLHATTREDKHWPEANWRELIGLLNNAGIRIKLPWGAPHEEARAKRLAEGFSYVDVLPRMTLEEVARVLAGAKFVVSVDTGLSHLTAALDRPNITLYGPTDPGLIGGYGKNQTACISQSHDLKDTHPKDILELVK is encoded by the coding sequence ATGCGGGTTCTGATCGTTAAAACGTCGTCAATGGGTGATGTGCTGCATACGTTGCCTGCTTTGACGGATGCACAACAGGCGATTCCGGGTATTCAATTTGACTGGGTAGTGGAAGAAGGGTTTGCCCAAATTCCCTCCTGGCATGCGTCTGTTGACCGGGTGATCCCCGTCGCCATCCGCCGCTGGCGTAAAGCATGGTTTTCTGCCCCGATTAAAGCAGAACGCAAAGTCTTCCGTGATGCGGTACGCCTGCAGCAATATGATGCGATAATCGACGCGCAAGGTCTGGTAAAAAGCGCGGCTCTGGTTACACGCCTGGCACGCGGCGTAAAGCATGGTATGGACTGGAGCACGGCCCGCGAACCTCTGGCGAGCCTTTTTTATAACCGTAAGCATCACATTGCCAAACAGCAACATGCCGTTGAACGTACACGCGAACTGTTTGCGCAAAGTCTGGGATATACCAAACCACAGTCACAGGGTGATTATGCGATCGCGCAGCATTTCCTGACTGACCTTAGTGCCAATTCGGGTCAATATGCGGTATTTTTACACGCCACAACGCGAGAAGATAAGCACTGGCCGGAAGCGAACTGGCGTGAACTCATTGGTCTGTTAAATAACGCCGGAATACGGATTAAGCTCCCCTGGGGAGCACCTCACGAAGAAGCACGGGCCAAAAGACTGGCAGAAGGTTTTTCGTATGTTGATGTTCTTCCACGGATGACTCTTGAAGAGGTCGCTCGCGTACTGGCGGGGGCAAAATTTGTGGTGTCGGTTGATACCGGATTAAGCCATTTAACCGCCGCACTGGATCGACCAAACATAACGCTGTATGGCCCAACAGACCCTGGGTTGATTGGGGGCTATGGGAAGAATCAGACGGCATGTATTTCACAGTCTCATGATCTTAAAGATACTCATCCTAAAGATATACTTGAGTTAGTAAAATAG